One Chryseobacterium sp. StRB126 genomic region harbors:
- a CDS encoding helix-turn-helix domain-containing protein: MTDINEKICSYITKKWLIPWLQEGKSQNSFAKNHGVEESTIRKIKSEETYRIPVETLFKICEARKISLSDFFKLINE; the protein is encoded by the coding sequence ATGACAGATATAAACGAAAAAATTTGTTCATACATTACAAAAAAATGGTTGATACCTTGGCTTCAAGAAGGCAAGTCACAAAATTCTTTTGCCAAAAATCATGGCGTAGAAGAAAGTACCATTAGAAAAATTAAAAGTGAAGAAACTTACAGAATACCAGTTGAAACACTTTTTAAAATATGCGAAGCAAGAAAAATTAGTTTATCTGATTTCTTTAAACTTATAAATGAATAA
- a CDS encoding helix-turn-helix domain-containing protein yields MQKELKTVILFQLGNELNISSNHVGRIEKAETNPTIESLILFCNFLEIDLLHLFTKLNEKELKKIESEIDHLQKEFKNQNKRKS; encoded by the coding sequence TTGCAAAAAGAATTAAAAACTGTTATTCTGTTTCAGCTTGGAAATGAGCTGAATATCTCAAGCAACCATGTTGGTAGAATTGAAAAAGCTGAAACAAACCCAACCATTGAAAGTCTTATTCTATTTTGTAATTTTCTTGAAATTGATCTATTACATTTATTTACAAAACTCAATGAAAAAGAATTAAAGAAGATTGAAAGTGAAATCGATCACCTACAAAAAGAATTTAAAAATCAAAATAAGAGAAAATCCTGA
- a CDS encoding DUF3606 domain-containing protein, with amino-acid sequence MPDDLGKKRPQDAIRINVNEEWELNDWSKKLGVTKDQLKKAVEAVGDSVDAVKKYLGK; translated from the coding sequence ATGCCCGATGATTTAGGTAAAAAAAGACCACAGGATGCAATCAGAATAAATGTGAACGAGGAGTGGGAATTAAACGATTGGTCAAAAAAACTTGGGGTTACCAAAGACCAATTGAAAAAAGCAGTTGAAGCTGTTGGAGATTCCGTTGATGCGGTTAAAAAGTATCTTGGGAAATAA
- a CDS encoding ABC-three component system protein, giving the protein MCDRNATASWSGYSHQGQVGLLVALRTMQESGINLNTHFVQFETHEDVAIYEDIPGANPLYKTVHQVKAYYSDGNQNKSKYNAVLNEAFEDGNDKFLHTAVEISDWDTSTTRNTNNVRRYEYTTTQFHCGTTEIENFIKIELNNILNENDAVISEAYCRLTFELDHRIRYEHQKKHKHLFDIKFCLSEVNDLIRSRETFVQKEIFECRKLFYDTYAQILKSEDLEQARIEFLEENIFKQINTLNDTNFLSFLQRLNLHETPERLKHSQIYYNGNGLKQVFFKMIINIIHSDPSLVENAVKYHIENEPSRYILTAIIEEEQDQLEVIKNILINIDSQNLLWENHSLINKYIEVDLVSRNPNINNIPNTEQQIDDKKKFMSFTNSKLINRESALKKLNLNNGGNN; this is encoded by the coding sequence ATGTGTGATAGAAACGCTACAGCTAGTTGGAGTGGCTATTCGCATCAAGGTCAGGTAGGGTTATTAGTTGCTCTGCGGACTATGCAAGAGTCGGGAATCAATCTAAATACACATTTTGTACAATTTGAAACACATGAAGATGTTGCAATTTACGAAGATATTCCTGGGGCTAATCCTCTTTACAAAACAGTTCATCAGGTTAAAGCATATTATTCTGATGGAAACCAAAATAAAAGTAAATATAATGCTGTATTAAATGAGGCTTTTGAAGATGGAAATGATAAGTTTCTACATACAGCAGTAGAAATAAGTGATTGGGATACCTCTACCACGAGGAATACTAATAATGTCCGAAGATACGAATATACAACAACACAGTTCCACTGTGGAACCACTGAAATTGAAAATTTTATAAAAATAGAATTAAATAATATTCTCAATGAAAATGATGCCGTAATCTCTGAAGCTTATTGCAGGTTAACCTTTGAACTAGATCATCGTATTAGGTACGAGCATCAAAAAAAACATAAACATTTGTTTGATATCAAATTTTGTTTATCCGAAGTTAACGATCTAATTAGGAGTAGGGAAACATTTGTACAAAAAGAGATTTTTGAGTGCAGGAAATTATTCTATGATACCTATGCACAAATATTAAAATCTGAAGATTTAGAACAAGCACGCATAGAATTTCTTGAAGAAAATATTTTCAAACAGATAAATACATTAAATGATACTAATTTTTTATCCTTTCTTCAAAGGTTAAATTTACATGAAACTCCAGAAAGATTAAAGCATTCTCAGATCTATTATAATGGAAACGGATTAAAACAGGTATTCTTTAAAATGATTATAAATATTATTCACTCAGACCCTTCGCTAGTAGAAAATGCGGTAAAATATCATATAGAGAATGAACCAAGCAGGTATATTTTAACTGCAATTATTGAAGAAGAACAAGACCAGCTTGAAGTCATCAAAAATATATTGATCAATATCGATTCCCAGAATCTATTGTGGGAAAATCACTCTTTAATTAATAAATATATTGAAGTTGATCTTGTTTCAAGAAATCCAAATATCAATAATATTCCTAATACTGAACAACAAATTGATGACAAGAAAAAATTTATGTCATTTACTAATAGCAAACTTATCAACAGAGAAAGCGCATTAAAAAAACTAAATTTAAATAATGGAGGAAATAATTAG
- a CDS encoding ABC-three component system middle component 1: MEEIISKILNESGYTIVENATLQCYTREEKSYFFIVNISEADFINLKSKELIKENEQYKRVLDGFTTIVNNGEQITIEKNSSLIVLVKCNNIESIEELQQQILLFEEDEYFFKKYVVLYTDASIIQLTDSPLIPSLRKKVGNIELFNVFASIGYKTDIAEYVVIMELFIKLPFLSLAEDREGFTALSEKITNTLDYDIPLYTTLLSKTNEIKKLDFSRVEDETEINDLLSFFPND; encoded by the coding sequence ATGGAGGAAATAATTAGCAAAATTTTAAATGAGTCCGGCTATACTATAGTAGAAAATGCAACACTTCAATGTTACACGAGAGAGGAAAAATCATACTTTTTTATAGTAAATATCTCAGAAGCAGATTTCATTAATTTAAAGAGTAAAGAATTAATTAAGGAGAACGAACAGTATAAAAGAGTTTTAGATGGCTTCACTACGATTGTAAATAATGGCGAACAAATTACAATAGAAAAAAATTCTTCTTTAATTGTACTAGTTAAATGTAATAATATAGAATCTATTGAAGAGTTACAACAACAGATTCTTTTATTTGAGGAGGATGAATATTTTTTTAAAAAATATGTAGTACTTTATACTGACGCATCGATCATTCAACTTACTGATTCCCCATTGATACCTTCATTAAGGAAGAAGGTTGGCAATATTGAGCTTTTTAATGTTTTTGCTTCAATTGGATATAAAACTGATATAGCTGAATATGTTGTCATCATGGAGTTATTTATAAAACTTCCATTTTTAAGTCTTGCTGAAGATAGAGAAGGATTTACAGCACTCAGTGAGAAAATCACAAATACACTTGATTATGATATACCTCTTTATACAACTTTACTTAGTAAGACAAATGAAATAAAAAAACTCGATTTTAGTAGGGTTGAGGATGAAACTGAAATAAATGACCTTTTAAGTTTTTTTCCCAATGATTAA
- a CDS encoding AAA family ATPase, which translates to MIKLKKISLQNFKGIKSKTIFDFNDSNVQVNILSGPNGFGKTTIFDVIEICLTGEFKRINLFENVQKKTNNKNKPFFQNTDNEDVILKLWLHDSTSNTEYIIIKFYDDDESPTKKVFGRDFIPGDAGNIFTTFLSTNPTHFSEDDFSELSPTQQDQINAIIYGADSRVDLSSVYYLFNYIQQEDSIYFLRKNEDDKGASLGFLFNIEKEEGEKQKLQELKDTLTRQQTGIDEQINQLRDSLQDSETGEYKKLLQEKDFDFDLELPFRNLDSAKEQLNYYQDLLSKLLLLRNNFSPDEYEKSVRYHKLNNEVLANEQILKAILIKPIYSTELVETLETINSKLAKAREFLETSNTTFIKKEYFDLFLPENQEYSDYLVFENSIKDINRDLGDIGRIISEINSDRNKILEEFNKIKHTDHIIETNCPLCDSSFDSFESLESAIQSKTFSLELYNAQKLQQKTELEESLKAVHAKIADSAKLFISNNKVTEQTVIALFRGFTNLRDLTDQIFESYPILNSELLNEINFLQPPTTLAEIVEKQALLKFFLEQTLLAELVYNELLIENKHLYIQYFDADKEKFSIITNEMILEKAIYLSGSYALMVNTRLTFLQTRLDKLSELLNKIHRIYNKIHKTIQDHKAEMIERIKVPFYIYSGKILQSYQQGLGIFVEIHSTGQSNNVRFKTGNYSDHDIVYHLSSGQMAVVSLAFCLSLNKVYNTNDNFKFLSIDDPVQTMDDLNIHTFIELVRNDFIDYQILLSTHDDFTSRYIKYKFDKFNMSTDIKNIQQIVLESSIN; encoded by the coding sequence ATGATTAAATTAAAAAAAATATCCCTTCAGAATTTTAAAGGAATTAAGTCCAAAACAATTTTTGATTTCAATGATTCAAACGTACAGGTAAACATTCTTTCAGGTCCAAATGGGTTTGGAAAAACAACTATTTTTGATGTTATCGAAATCTGTCTTACAGGTGAATTTAAAAGAATAAATTTGTTTGAGAATGTTCAAAAGAAAACTAACAATAAGAATAAGCCTTTTTTTCAAAATACTGATAACGAAGATGTTATTCTTAAGTTATGGCTTCATGATTCGACATCGAATACCGAATATATTATTATAAAATTTTATGATGATGATGAATCACCCACAAAAAAAGTTTTTGGAAGAGATTTTATCCCCGGAGATGCAGGAAATATTTTTACGACATTTCTCTCCACAAACCCAACTCATTTTTCTGAAGATGATTTTTCAGAACTTTCACCTACTCAACAGGATCAAATTAATGCTATAATTTACGGCGCAGATTCGAGAGTTGATTTATCATCAGTATACTATCTGTTTAATTACATTCAACAGGAAGATAGTATTTATTTTTTGCGTAAAAATGAAGATGACAAAGGAGCTTCATTAGGCTTTCTTTTTAACATCGAAAAGGAAGAAGGTGAAAAACAAAAACTTCAGGAATTGAAAGATACCTTGACGAGACAACAAACAGGAATTGATGAACAAATAAATCAACTACGAGATTCCTTACAAGATTCGGAAACAGGAGAGTATAAAAAATTACTTCAGGAAAAAGATTTTGATTTTGATTTGGAGTTACCGTTTAGAAATTTAGACTCAGCTAAGGAACAACTTAATTATTACCAAGATTTACTTTCTAAATTATTACTTCTTCGAAATAACTTTTCCCCTGATGAGTACGAAAAGTCAGTAAGATATCATAAACTGAATAACGAAGTACTTGCTAATGAGCAAATATTAAAAGCAATATTAATAAAGCCCATTTATAGTACTGAATTGGTGGAAACCCTAGAAACAATCAATTCAAAATTAGCAAAGGCTAGAGAATTTTTAGAAACTAGCAATACTACATTTATCAAAAAAGAATATTTTGATTTGTTTTTACCTGAAAATCAAGAATATTCCGATTATCTTGTTTTTGAGAATAGTATAAAAGACATAAACAGAGATTTGGGGGATATTGGTAGAATTATTTCAGAAATAAATTCTGATCGAAATAAAATTCTTGAAGAGTTTAATAAAATAAAACATACTGATCACATTATTGAAACAAACTGTCCTCTATGTGATTCAAGTTTTGATTCGTTTGAATCTTTAGAATCTGCAATACAGTCTAAAACTTTTTCATTAGAATTATATAATGCTCAAAAACTGCAACAAAAAACAGAATTAGAAGAAAGCTTGAAAGCGGTACATGCTAAAATAGCAGATTCAGCAAAATTATTTATATCTAACAACAAAGTTACAGAGCAAACTGTTATTGCTCTTTTCAGAGGATTTACTAATTTAAGGGATTTAACGGATCAAATTTTTGAAAGCTATCCTATCTTAAATAGTGAATTACTGAATGAAATAAACTTCCTTCAGCCACCAACTACTTTAGCTGAAATTGTCGAAAAACAAGCTTTACTTAAATTTTTTTTAGAGCAAACTCTTTTAGCAGAATTAGTGTATAATGAATTATTAATAGAAAATAAACATTTATATATCCAATATTTTGACGCAGATAAAGAAAAATTTTCAATTATAACAAATGAAATGATTCTTGAAAAAGCAATATATTTATCGGGATCCTATGCTTTAATGGTAAATACAAGACTTACTTTCCTACAGACAAGGCTGGATAAACTATCAGAGTTGTTAAATAAAATTCATCGTATTTATAATAAAATACATAAAACTATCCAAGACCATAAAGCTGAAATGATTGAAAGAATAAAAGTTCCCTTCTATATTTATTCTGGAAAAATTCTTCAGAGTTACCAACAGGGGCTAGGTATATTTGTCGAGATACATTCAACAGGTCAAAGTAACAATGTTAGATTTAAGACAGGAAATTATTCAGATCATGACATAGTATATCATCTCAGTTCTGGCCAAATGGCAGTTGTATCATTAGCATTTTGTTTATCACTAAATAAAGTGTACAATACTAATGATAATTTTAAATTTTTATCTATTGACGATCCGGTTCAAACAATGGATGATTTAAATATTCACACTTTCATTGAACTTGTAAGAAATGATTTCATAGACTACCAAATTCTACTATCTACACATGATGACTTTACCTCAAGATATATAAAATATAAATTCGATAAATTTAACATGAGTACTGACATTAAAAACATTCAACAAATTGTATTAGAATCATCTATTAATTAA
- a CDS encoding alpha/beta fold hydrolase → MTNEINSVLHSTHFPNPTLISVNGVELEVFEAGKQNTGKPIVLCHGFPEHAFSWRHQVSGLVAAGYHVIIPNQRGYGNSSSPTEVTEYDIVHLTGDLVALLDYFGYEDATFVGHDWGANVVWSLALLHPKRVNKIINLALPYQERGEQPWIELMEAIFGGDFYFVHFNRQAGVADTIMNENTAQFLRNIFRKNVPLTPPEPGMLMINLARAENPLGEPLMEDNELSVFVSAFESSGFTGSINWYRNLDRNWHLIADVPPIIHQPTLMIYGEQDTIPKSENLKNIVPNLDIVSLDCGHWIQQEKPEETTQAILKWLEQQNA, encoded by the coding sequence ATGACAAACGAAATTAATTCAGTGCTTCACTCAACCCATTTTCCCAACCCCACTCTTATTTCAGTCAATGGTGTGGAACTGGAAGTCTTTGAAGCAGGTAAACAGAATACTGGAAAACCTATTGTACTCTGCCACGGCTTTCCGGAACATGCTTTTTCCTGGCGTCATCAGGTGTCAGGATTGGTTGCAGCTGGGTATCATGTGATCATTCCCAATCAGAGAGGTTATGGCAACTCTTCCAGCCCGACCGAAGTCACTGAATATGATATTGTACACTTGACAGGTGACCTGGTCGCACTACTCGATTACTTTGGATATGAAGATGCCACTTTTGTTGGTCACGATTGGGGAGCCAATGTTGTTTGGAGCCTGGCACTATTGCATCCTAAGCGGGTAAATAAAATAATAAATTTGGCTTTGCCTTATCAAGAGCGCGGAGAACAACCATGGATTGAGTTGATGGAAGCCATATTTGGAGGAGACTTTTATTTTGTTCACTTCAATCGACAAGCAGGAGTAGCAGATACTATAATGAATGAAAACACCGCTCAGTTCCTCCGTAATATATTCCGCAAAAATGTACCTCTAACACCGCCAGAGCCCGGAATGCTAATGATCAATCTTGCAAGAGCAGAAAATCCACTGGGGGAACCCCTAATGGAAGACAACGAACTATCCGTATTTGTTTCTGCTTTCGAATCATCAGGGTTTACAGGAAGTATAAATTGGTACAGAAACCTTGATAGAAACTGGCACTTAATAGCGGATGTACCCCCAATCATTCATCAACCGACCCTGATGATATATGGTGAACAGGACACGATTCCCAAATCCGAAAACCTAAAAAATATTGTTCCTAATCTGGATATTGTGAGTCTGGATTGTGGCCATTGGATTCAACAAGAAAAGCCAGAAGAAACTACCCAAGCAATTTTAAAATGGTTAGAACAACAGAATGCTTAG
- a CDS encoding carbohydrate kinase family protein yields MFINKKINVISFGEVLFDVFGEEKKIGGAPLNLALRTASYGFPVTMISAVGNDEDGKIILDYTKENALETAGIIVSPEYETGIVQVSLNERGSATYEIRFPSAWDFISVDEKIMDIVKETDVFFYGSLACRNEVSQKTLFSLLDSNNKMFKVFDVNLRKPFYSIQLLEKLMSRADFIKFNDEEILEIAAGMGFESENLESNIKFISEKTSTPAICVTLGKHGSILLWNDQLYRHEGYPVKVADTVGAGDSFLASLIAKLLSDQNPDEALNFASAVGALVASYSGANPKLESSEIETFLKQNAY; encoded by the coding sequence ATGTTTATCAATAAGAAAATTAATGTAATAAGTTTTGGAGAAGTTCTTTTCGATGTTTTTGGAGAAGAGAAAAAAATTGGCGGTGCCCCTCTCAATCTGGCTCTCAGAACAGCTTCGTATGGCTTTCCCGTGACAATGATCAGTGCCGTAGGAAATGATGAAGACGGAAAGATAATTCTGGATTACACCAAAGAAAATGCTCTTGAAACCGCCGGAATCATTGTTTCTCCGGAATACGAGACAGGAATTGTTCAGGTTTCCTTAAATGAACGTGGCTCTGCAACCTACGAGATCAGGTTTCCTTCTGCGTGGGATTTTATCAGTGTTGATGAAAAAATAATGGATATCGTAAAAGAGACCGATGTATTCTTCTATGGAAGTCTTGCCTGCAGAAATGAGGTTTCCCAAAAGACGCTTTTCTCCCTGTTAGATTCCAACAATAAAATGTTTAAAGTTTTCGATGTGAATTTAAGAAAACCCTTTTATAGTATTCAGCTTCTGGAAAAGCTTATGAGCAGGGCAGACTTTATCAAATTTAATGATGAGGAAATACTGGAAATTGCTGCCGGAATGGGATTTGAATCTGAGAATCTGGAATCAAACATCAAATTTATATCAGAAAAGACAAGCACGCCTGCAATCTGTGTAACTCTAGGAAAACATGGTTCTATCCTGCTGTGGAATGATCAGTTGTACAGACACGAAGGTTATCCTGTGAAAGTAGCAGATACAGTGGGAGCAGGAGATTCTTTTTTAGCCAGCCTGATTGCGAAACTGCTTTCAGATCAAAATCCGGATGAGGCCTTAAACTTTGCAAGTGCCGTGGGTGCTTTGGTAGCGAGCTATTCCGGTGCAAATCCTAAATTAGAAAGTTCTGAAATAGAGACATTTCTGAAACAGAACGCTTATTGA
- a CDS encoding glycoside hydrolase family 32 protein — MSIKKIYAAAILALATFSCQNHDSDTEVNPEDIYSKTNIFPQPPNQWMGESNPYYTEGYAGDVMPYYENGKFHLFFLHDAKTKPAGEGFHDIHSFETSNFTDFTYQGRQIPYGTSSEADFGVGTGSLVKAGNTYYYYYTGHNEAASFLSGNPRESVLLATSTDMKNWTKIRNFKITAPAGYYDYEFRDPHVFFNSEDGKYWMLVSAQTSDRKAVVLKFTTTNPSTGNWTVENPIYTTSSSENYIMLECPDLFKMDNYWYLVFSENWSSNPGTHYRISTSPNGPWTTPQNDRLDGSYLYAAKTVSDNTNRYLVGWTARKTPENNTGGKDWAGNIVTHRLVQNSDGTLAVKPVSGLPSVFGQNAVLAVDRITGNASQNGSSFTLSANSQVTFSKLQKANQITFTLNASAGKAGMILAHDTNAESGVKIAVEPGNNRMAAYVMNSGSEDLMNSYSLSSVSGTSYTVTASISNDVCVIYINDKIAFTNRIYTIVNKKWSIFSSSESSFSNINIKNPN, encoded by the coding sequence ATGTCAATTAAAAAAATATATGCAGCAGCCATACTTGCGCTGGCTACATTCTCCTGTCAGAATCACGATTCGGATACGGAGGTTAATCCGGAAGATATTTACAGCAAAACCAATATCTTTCCTCAGCCACCGAACCAGTGGATGGGAGAGAGCAATCCTTATTATACAGAAGGGTATGCAGGCGATGTAATGCCTTATTATGAAAACGGAAAGTTCCATCTTTTCTTTCTCCATGATGCGAAAACAAAACCCGCAGGAGAAGGATTCCACGATATTCATAGCTTTGAGACCAGTAATTTTACGGATTTTACGTATCAGGGAAGACAGATTCCTTACGGAACGTCATCAGAAGCTGATTTTGGAGTAGGAACAGGAAGCCTTGTAAAGGCGGGAAATACTTATTATTACTATTATACCGGTCATAATGAAGCCGCTTCGTTTCTTTCAGGCAATCCCCGGGAGAGTGTTCTGCTGGCAACAAGTACGGATATGAAAAACTGGACGAAGATCAGGAATTTTAAAATCACTGCTCCGGCAGGATATTATGATTATGAATTCCGTGATCCGCACGTTTTCTTTAATTCTGAAGACGGAAAATACTGGATGCTGGTTTCTGCTCAGACTTCTGACAGGAAAGCGGTCGTACTGAAATTTACCACCACCAATCCGTCAACAGGAAACTGGACTGTAGAAAATCCGATTTATACGACCAGTTCTTCAGAAAATTATATAATGCTGGAATGTCCGGATCTTTTCAAAATGGACAATTATTGGTATCTTGTTTTTTCTGAAAACTGGAGCAGCAATCCCGGAACGCATTACCGCATTTCGACTTCACCAAACGGACCCTGGACTACACCTCAGAATGACCGTCTTGACGGCTCTTATCTGTATGCTGCCAAAACGGTTTCGGATAATACAAACCGTTATCTGGTAGGATGGACAGCAAGAAAAACTCCTGAAAATAATACCGGTGGAAAAGACTGGGCAGGAAATATTGTTACGCACAGGCTGGTTCAGAATTCAGACGGAACGCTGGCTGTGAAACCGGTTTCAGGATTACCCTCTGTATTTGGTCAGAATGCTGTGCTGGCTGTTGATAGAATCACAGGAAATGCATCTCAGAATGGAAGTAGCTTTACTTTATCTGCTAATTCTCAGGTTACTTTTTCAAAACTTCAGAAGGCCAATCAGATTACCTTTACCTTGAATGCATCTGCCGGAAAAGCAGGAATGATTCTGGCACACGATACCAATGCCGAAAGCGGAGTTAAGATTGCAGTTGAACCTGGAAATAACAGAATGGCAGCGTATGTCATGAATTCCGGTTCGGAAGATCTTATGAATTCTTATTCGTTAAGTTCGGTTTCAGGAACATCCTATACTGTAACGGCTTCCATAAGCAATGATGTTTGTGTGATCTATATTAATGATAAGATCGCTTTTACCAACAGAATTTATACTATAGTTAATAAAAAATGGAGTATTTTTAGTTCTTCAGAGAGTTCATTCAGTAATATCAATATCAAAAATCCCAATTAA
- a CDS encoding DUF4960 domain-containing protein, whose translation MKTIFKKTHTIIILLMSAAFIWSCDSQMENGLVTDVSVNISSFRVNGVSGEIDHKNDKITLTLPYGTNVKTLAPVIEIPQDAVVSPVSGATIDFSQPVTFKVKNGNIYKNYQVTVKAQDPILSFKINGLSATINNSGKTISLTMPEGTNLTALQPIIETGNGVSINPASGTAINFTSPVSFTVSNGSLTEVYTAKITTPVSGPSVAFLGTAATRTGLTNPDEIAASDWLFGKFSGAVYVSIADVAGGAANLSNIDVIWWHFDSATTLPAEAMSQNVTSKIKTYLNGGGNILLTSFAAQYVDALGIVPAGKGPNNVFGDFLPNGFIDTGSDWGISFKGYENHPVFDGVQTYESGKANLLQKGTFRLNHTAWWFLPDWGGYVNGAGWRNQTGGNNLASEAWDNTLDGRVAIAEFPDGTVNKKCMVICTGAYDWYNETVNGNPSQPNSFQDNIKKMTENSLNYLVTH comes from the coding sequence ATGAAAACGATATTTAAAAAAACTCATACTATCATCATTCTGCTGATGTCTGCGGCTTTTATCTGGTCTTGCGACAGTCAGATGGAAAATGGCCTTGTTACGGATGTTTCAGTCAATATTTCTTCTTTCAGGGTGAATGGTGTTTCTGGGGAAATTGACCATAAGAATGATAAAATCACACTAACACTTCCTTATGGAACAAATGTTAAGACATTGGCTCCGGTTATTGAAATTCCTCAGGATGCCGTAGTTTCGCCGGTATCAGGAGCAACGATTGATTTTTCACAGCCGGTTACATTCAAAGTGAAAAATGGTAATATCTACAAAAATTATCAGGTAACTGTAAAAGCTCAGGATCCAATTCTCAGCTTTAAAATTAACGGATTATCAGCTACCATCAATAATTCGGGCAAAACCATTTCTCTTACAATGCCGGAGGGAACAAATCTTACCGCATTGCAGCCAATCATAGAAACAGGAAATGGTGTCAGCATCAATCCTGCATCGGGAACAGCTATTAACTTTACCAGTCCGGTTTCGTTTACTGTTTCTAATGGCAGTCTTACGGAAGTGTATACGGCTAAAATAACAACACCTGTTTCCGGACCGTCCGTTGCATTCCTTGGAACGGCTGCTACAAGAACAGGATTGACAAATCCGGATGAGATTGCAGCTTCTGACTGGCTTTTCGGGAAATTTTCAGGGGCAGTATACGTTTCGATTGCTGATGTTGCAGGCGGGGCGGCGAACCTTAGCAATATTGATGTAATCTGGTGGCATTTTGACTCTGCGACCACTTTACCGGCAGAAGCGATGAGCCAGAATGTGACTTCTAAAATCAAGACGTATCTTAACGGCGGCGGAAATATATTGCTTACAAGCTTTGCGGCACAATATGTTGACGCATTGGGAATCGTTCCTGCAGGAAAAGGACCGAATAATGTTTTCGGAGATTTTCTTCCCAACGGATTTATAGATACAGGAAGCGATTGGGGAATCTCTTTCAAAGGATATGAGAATCATCCGGTTTTCGATGGTGTTCAGACGTACGAATCCGGGAAAGCGAATCTGCTTCAGAAAGGTACATTCCGTCTGAATCATACAGCCTGGTGGTTCCTTCCGGATTGGGGTGGGTACGTAAATGGTGCCGGATGGAGAAACCAGACAGGCGGTAATAATCTTGCCAGTGAAGCCTGGGACAATACTTTGGACGGACGTGTTGCCATCGCTGAATTTCCTGACGGAACGGTCAACAAAAAATGTATGGTCATTTGTACGGGTGCTTACGACTGGTATAATGAAACCGTAAACGGAAACCCAAGCCAGCCTAATTCGTTTCAGGATAACATCAAAAAGATGACGGAGAACAGTCTCAATTATCTTGTAACCCATTAA